The following coding sequences are from one Geodermatophilus normandii window:
- a CDS encoding ABC transporter ATP-binding protein — protein MSESSNGPVSIATKDACVDFPIFDAKSRSLKKTVMGLVGGNIDSGAKVPVIEALRDITVSLEHGARVGLVGHNGAGKSTLLRLLSGIYEPTRGVAEVRGRVAPVFDLGVGMDPEISGLENIMIRGLFLGMTRKQMEQRVDDIADFTELGDFLRMPLRTYSTGMRVRLALGVVTSIDPEILLLDEGIGAVDAAFLEKSKQRLVSLVERSGLLVFASHSDEFLRELCDTAIWMEHGQIKQQGELNEVLRAYKGQTA, from the coding sequence GTGTCCGAGAGCAGCAACGGTCCGGTCAGCATCGCGACCAAGGACGCATGCGTCGACTTCCCGATCTTCGACGCCAAGAGCCGGTCGCTGAAGAAGACCGTCATGGGTCTCGTGGGCGGCAACATCGACAGCGGCGCCAAGGTGCCGGTCATCGAGGCGCTGCGCGACATCACCGTCAGCCTCGAGCACGGGGCCCGCGTCGGGCTGGTCGGCCACAACGGCGCCGGCAAGTCCACCCTGCTGCGGCTGCTGTCGGGCATCTACGAGCCGACCCGGGGCGTCGCCGAGGTGCGCGGCCGGGTCGCGCCGGTGTTCGACCTCGGCGTCGGCATGGACCCCGAGATCTCCGGCCTCGAGAACATCATGATCCGCGGTCTGTTCCTCGGGATGACCCGCAAGCAGATGGAGCAGCGGGTCGACGACATCGCCGACTTCACCGAGCTGGGGGACTTCCTCCGCATGCCCCTGCGCACCTACTCCACCGGCATGCGGGTGCGTCTCGCGCTCGGCGTGGTGACCAGCATCGACCCGGAGATCCTGCTGCTCGACGAGGGGATCGGCGCGGTGGACGCGGCGTTCCTCGAGAAGTCCAAGCAGCGGCTGGTCTCACTAGTCGAGCGCTCGGGCTTGCTGGTCTTCGCGTCACACTCCGACGAGTTCCTCCGCGAGCTGTGTGACACCGCGATCTGGATGGAGCACGGGCAGATCAAGCAGCAGGGCGAGCTCAACGAGGTGCTGCGCGCCTACAAGGGCCAGACCGCGTGA
- a CDS encoding glycosyltransferase — protein MTATAASTGAAATPGTGECVVAVVVTRHRRELLAESLAAIAAQDRRVDHVVVVDNGPDQSAADVVAASGLPATHLPSWRNLGGAGGFAYGMLHALAMGADWVWCADDDGRPADETVLATLLDAAERHGLAEVSPLVTDLADPDRLAFPLRRGLTWRRRRSDFDGLDLLPNYASLFNGALFRAEALDVVGVPDYRLFFRGDETEIHRRMLRADLRFGTCPRAAYLHPEGTTEFAPILGGRLSAQYPADEVKRYFTYRNRGYLMAQPGMRWLRPLETIRFGWFFLVSRRDRAGWREWLRLTRAGRRERLTRP, from the coding sequence GTGACGGCGACGGCCGCATCGACGGGTGCCGCCGCGACGCCGGGGACGGGGGAGTGCGTCGTCGCCGTCGTCGTCACCCGGCACCGGCGGGAGCTGCTCGCCGAGAGCCTGGCCGCGATCGCCGCGCAGGATCGCCGCGTCGACCACGTCGTCGTCGTGGACAACGGACCCGACCAGTCGGCTGCCGACGTCGTCGCGGCCAGCGGCCTGCCGGCCACCCACCTGCCCAGCTGGCGCAACCTCGGCGGCGCCGGCGGCTTCGCCTACGGCATGCTGCACGCCCTCGCCATGGGCGCGGACTGGGTGTGGTGCGCCGACGACGACGGCCGGCCCGCCGACGAGACGGTGCTCGCCACCCTCCTCGACGCCGCCGAGCGGCACGGGCTGGCCGAGGTCAGCCCCCTGGTCACCGACCTCGCCGACCCCGACCGGCTGGCCTTCCCGCTGCGCCGCGGCCTGACCTGGCGCCGCCGCCGGAGCGACTTCGACGGTCTGGACCTGCTGCCGAACTACGCCTCGCTGTTCAACGGAGCCCTCTTCCGGGCCGAGGCGCTCGACGTCGTCGGCGTCCCGGACTACCGGCTCTTCTTCCGCGGCGACGAGACGGAGATCCACCGCCGCATGCTGCGGGCGGACCTGCGGTTCGGCACCTGCCCGCGGGCGGCCTACCTGCACCCGGAGGGGACGACGGAGTTCGCGCCCATCCTCGGCGGGCGCCTGTCCGCGCAGTACCCGGCCGACGAGGTGAAGCGGTACTTCACCTACCGCAACCGCGGCTACCTCATGGCCCAGCCGGGCATGCGCTGGCTGCGGCCGCTGGAGACGATCCGCTTCGGCTGGTTCTTCCTGGTCTCCCGTCGCGACCGCGCCGGCTGGCGCGAGTGGCTGCGGCTGACCCGCGCCGGCCGGCGTGAGCGCCTCACCCGGCCCTGA
- a CDS encoding glycosyltransferase — translation MTTTQQPASVSPERVSEPAATDLVPDKAITLLQRVILPRPGDPLKVRSLYLDERSTKRAKSATRADATVAAGNEVSFATYFNAFPASYWRRWTVLKSVVLGMTLSGPGRIDVYRSKADGSIIHVTGATTTGEDRRLEFELDLTPFEDGGWYWFDLTADDAPLTVRDASWSAAQAPARETRLSIGICTFNRPDDCVAALQALAGDDVVREQISTVIVADQGNKKVRDAAGFAAAESGLEGRLRLVEQGNLGGSGGFSRTMYEMVTATDATHHLLLDDDVLIEPDSIARVFAFARFTKKPMIVGGQMLALQDRSVLHTMGEVVAPDKFFWRAAPNTQYAHDFARSSLRNSPQLHRRIDVDYTGWWMCLIPREALESLGFALPVFIKWDDAEYGIRAGENGFPTATLPGVAVWHLSWSDKDDTAGWQAYFHTRNRLVAAALHTQYKHGGTLLRDTFKFDLKFLIMLQYATAALHHRAYDDFLAGPERLFPLLPTALPTALEHQGDYPDGRVVSSSSDLPLPSMGAVKAEKFMKPPTKPWTIGRTLLAALVHNLRPPKPESTDRPDLNISAQDARWFLLSRLDSATVGTADGRGVTFRRREPQTFWRMLRHSIRVHAKLYREFPALAEQYRAHLEELTSAESWGKTFAGDATR, via the coding sequence ATGACGACGACACAGCAGCCCGCCTCCGTGTCCCCGGAGCGCGTGAGCGAGCCGGCCGCCACGGACCTCGTGCCGGACAAGGCCATCACGCTGTTGCAGCGGGTGATCCTCCCCCGGCCCGGCGACCCGCTGAAGGTCCGGTCGCTCTACCTCGACGAGAGGTCGACCAAGCGGGCCAAGTCCGCCACGCGAGCCGACGCCACGGTCGCCGCAGGCAACGAGGTCTCGTTCGCGACCTACTTCAACGCCTTCCCGGCGAGCTACTGGCGCCGCTGGACGGTCCTCAAGAGCGTCGTCCTCGGGATGACCCTCTCCGGCCCCGGCCGGATCGACGTCTACCGCTCCAAGGCCGACGGCAGCATCATCCACGTCACCGGCGCGACCACGACCGGCGAGGACCGCCGGCTGGAGTTCGAGCTGGACCTGACGCCGTTCGAGGACGGCGGCTGGTACTGGTTCGACCTCACGGCCGACGACGCGCCCCTCACCGTGCGCGACGCGTCGTGGTCGGCCGCGCAGGCGCCGGCCCGCGAGACGCGGCTGTCCATCGGCATCTGCACCTTCAACCGTCCGGACGACTGCGTGGCCGCGCTCCAGGCGCTGGCCGGTGACGACGTGGTCCGCGAGCAGATCTCCACGGTCATCGTGGCCGACCAGGGCAACAAGAAGGTCCGCGACGCCGCGGGGTTCGCCGCGGCCGAGTCCGGGCTGGAGGGTCGGCTCCGGCTGGTCGAGCAGGGCAACCTGGGAGGCAGCGGTGGCTTCTCCCGGACGATGTACGAGATGGTGACGGCGACCGACGCCACCCACCACCTGCTGCTCGACGACGACGTGCTCATCGAGCCGGACAGCATCGCCCGGGTCTTCGCCTTCGCCCGCTTCACGAAGAAGCCGATGATCGTCGGCGGGCAGATGCTCGCGCTGCAGGACCGCTCGGTGCTGCACACCATGGGTGAGGTCGTGGCCCCGGACAAGTTCTTCTGGCGGGCCGCGCCCAACACCCAGTACGCGCACGACTTCGCCAGGAGCAGCCTGCGCAACTCGCCGCAGCTGCACCGCCGGATCGACGTCGACTACACCGGTTGGTGGATGTGCCTCATCCCGCGTGAGGCCCTGGAGTCGCTCGGCTTCGCGCTGCCGGTGTTCATCAAGTGGGACGACGCGGAGTACGGCATCCGCGCCGGCGAGAACGGCTTCCCGACGGCGACACTGCCCGGCGTCGCGGTCTGGCACCTGTCCTGGAGCGACAAGGACGACACGGCCGGGTGGCAGGCGTACTTCCACACGCGCAACCGGCTGGTCGCGGCGGCCCTGCACACCCAGTACAAGCACGGCGGCACGCTGCTCAGGGACACGTTCAAGTTCGACCTGAAGTTCCTGATCATGCTGCAGTACGCGACAGCCGCCCTCCACCACCGGGCGTACGACGACTTCCTGGCCGGGCCGGAACGTCTCTTCCCGCTCCTCCCGACGGCGCTGCCCACCGCGCTGGAGCACCAGGGCGACTACCCCGACGGCCGGGTCGTGTCCTCCTCCTCGGACCTGCCCCTGCCCTCGATGGGAGCGGTCAAGGCGGAGAAGTTCATGAAGCCGCCGACGAAGCCGTGGACCATCGGCCGCACGCTGCTGGCGGCGCTGGTGCACAACCTGCGTCCCCCGAAGCCGGAGTCGACCGACCGGCCGGACCTGAACATCAGCGCGCAGGACGCGCGGTGGTTCCTGCTGTCGCGGCTCGACAGCGCGACCGTGGGCACGGCGGACGGCCGCGGCGTCACCTTCCGCCGCCGTGAGCCGCAGACCTTCTGGAGGATGCTGCGGCACTCGATCCGGGTGCACGCGAAGCTCTACCGGGAGTTCCCCGCCCTGGCCGAGCAGTACCGTGCCCACCTCGAGGAGCTCACCTCCGCGGAGAGCTGGGGCAAGACGTTCGCCGGGGACGCCACCCGCTGA
- the glf gene encoding UDP-galactopyranose mutase: MTSARPDLVVVGSGFFGLTVAERVASQLDKRVLVLDRRDHIGGNAYSEPEPETGIEIHRYGAHLFHTSNERVWRYVNQFTEFTGYQHKVYSIYSGKTYSLPINLATICQYFDRSYSPSEARALVAEQAGEIETADAQNLEEKAISLIGRPLYEAFIRGYTKKQWQTDPTELPAAVIARLPVRYTFDNRYFNDTHEGLPKDGYTAWLQKMADHPNIEVRLSTDYFDVRDELPADVPTVFTGPIDKYFDYEAGELGWRTLDFETEVLPIGDFQGTSVMNYADEDVPFTRIHEFRHFHPERDYPADKTVVVREYSRFAETGDEPYYPINTPEDRAKLERYRELAKNEAAEKRVLFGGRLGTYKYLDMHMAIGSALSMFDNRIRPFFDEGGSLDGRLED; encoded by the coding sequence GTGACCTCAGCGAGACCTGACCTCGTCGTCGTCGGCTCCGGCTTCTTCGGACTGACCGTGGCCGAGCGGGTGGCCAGCCAGCTGGACAAGCGCGTGCTCGTCCTCGACCGACGCGACCACATCGGTGGCAACGCCTACTCCGAGCCCGAGCCGGAGACCGGCATCGAGATCCACCGGTACGGCGCCCACCTGTTCCACACGTCCAACGAGCGGGTGTGGCGGTACGTCAACCAGTTCACCGAGTTCACCGGCTACCAGCACAAGGTGTACTCGATCTACTCCGGCAAGACGTACTCCCTGCCGATCAACCTGGCCACCATCTGCCAGTACTTCGACAGGAGCTACTCCCCCTCCGAGGCGCGTGCGCTCGTGGCCGAGCAGGCCGGCGAGATCGAGACCGCCGACGCGCAGAACCTCGAGGAGAAGGCGATCTCCCTGATCGGCCGGCCTCTCTACGAGGCCTTCATCCGCGGCTACACCAAGAAGCAGTGGCAGACCGACCCCACCGAGCTGCCCGCCGCGGTCATCGCCCGCCTCCCGGTGCGCTACACGTTCGACAACCGGTACTTCAACGACACCCACGAGGGTCTGCCGAAGGACGGCTACACCGCGTGGCTGCAGAAGATGGCCGACCACCCGAACATCGAGGTGCGGCTGTCGACGGACTACTTCGACGTCCGCGACGAGCTGCCGGCCGACGTGCCGACGGTCTTCACCGGCCCGATCGACAAGTACTTCGACTACGAGGCCGGTGAGCTCGGCTGGCGCACGCTGGACTTCGAGACCGAGGTCCTGCCGATCGGTGACTTCCAGGGCACCTCGGTCATGAACTACGCCGACGAGGACGTGCCCTTCACCCGGATCCACGAGTTCCGGCACTTCCACCCCGAGCGCGACTACCCGGCCGACAAGACCGTGGTGGTGCGGGAGTACTCGCGCTTCGCCGAGACCGGCGACGAGCCGTACTACCCGATCAACACCCCCGAGGACCGCGCGAAGCTCGAGCGCTACCGCGAGCTGGCCAAGAACGAGGCCGCGGAGAAGCGCGTGCTCTTCGGCGGCCGGCTGGGCACCTACAAGTACCTGGACATGCACATGGCGATCGGGTCGGCGCTGAGCATGTTCGACAACCGCATCCGCCCCTTCTTCGACGAGGGCGGCTCGCTCGACGGCCGCCTGGAGGACTGA
- a CDS encoding glycosyltransferase family 2 protein produces MPGSPDVLPLRVVAVTYSPGEALEGFVTSLAEATTRAVDVVLADNGSTDGVPEQVAARHPQVRLLRTGGNVGYGAAVNAGLAGAPGRYALVANPDVRFEPGAVDELLTVAARWPRAATVGPAIRTPEGELYPSARDLPRLSTGAGHALLGWAWPGNPWTARYRREREAPRERTAGWLSGSCFLVDLEAFAAVGGFDPGYFMYFEDVDLAERLGRAGYLHVYAPTAVVVHEGGHATRREPHRMQRVHHTSALRYLSGQYPGRRHAPLRTALRAGLGARMLLSHVSGRVAAGARFQRRAEGVGRTDREARA; encoded by the coding sequence GTGCCCGGCTCCCCTGACGTCCTCCCGCTGCGCGTGGTGGCGGTGACGTACTCGCCGGGGGAGGCACTCGAGGGCTTCGTCACCTCGCTGGCGGAGGCGACCACCCGGGCGGTCGACGTCGTCCTCGCCGACAACGGCTCGACCGACGGCGTCCCCGAGCAGGTCGCCGCGCGCCATCCGCAGGTGCGTCTGCTGCGCACCGGGGGCAACGTCGGCTACGGCGCCGCCGTCAACGCCGGCCTGGCCGGGGCCCCGGGCCGGTACGCCCTGGTGGCCAACCCCGACGTCCGCTTCGAGCCCGGCGCCGTCGACGAGCTGCTCACCGTCGCCGCCCGGTGGCCCCGGGCCGCCACCGTCGGTCCGGCCATCCGCACCCCGGAGGGCGAGCTCTACCCCTCGGCGCGCGACCTGCCGCGGCTGTCCACCGGCGCGGGGCACGCGCTGCTCGGCTGGGCCTGGCCGGGCAACCCGTGGACGGCGCGCTACCGCCGGGAGCGCGAGGCGCCGCGCGAGCGCACCGCCGGCTGGCTGTCGGGCTCCTGCTTCCTCGTCGACCTCGAGGCGTTCGCCGCGGTCGGCGGCTTCGACCCGGGCTACTTCATGTACTTCGAGGACGTCGACCTCGCCGAGCGGCTCGGCCGCGCCGGCTACCTGCACGTGTACGCGCCGACCGCCGTCGTCGTGCACGAGGGCGGCCACGCCACCCGCCGCGAGCCGCACCGGATGCAGCGGGTGCACCACACCAGCGCGCTGCGCTACCTCTCCGGCCAGTACCCCGGCCGGCGGCACGCGCCGCTGCGCACGGCGCTGCGGGCGGGTCTGGGCGCGCGGATGCTCCTCTCCCACGTCAGCGGGCGGGTGGCCGCCGGAGCCCGCTTCCAGCGCCGCGCCGAGGGCGTCGGGCGGACCGACCGGGAGGCACGGGCATGA
- a CDS encoding mannose-1-phosphate guanylyltransferase has translation MRHAVVMAGGSGTRLWPLSRAARPKQLLDVIRDDEDGAGGAGAHSLLAEAFARLEAVLPAERIWVCTAARYGAQVQAALPRLRPDRLVLEPVARDTANAVGLAAALVAEADPDAELAVVSADHVIRPVERFAAALTTAFDALAARPRALVTLGIRPTAPATGFGYVRRGAATGVPGVAEAAAFKEKPDRATAEGYLASGEYLWNSGMFVWRARTVLDALADHLPATAEGLDRVVAAPPGPQRDAVLAEVFPALPKTSVDYAVLEPAATEPGRVLVADLDVDWLDVGSWPALAQTLAAADGNAVGGLAVTLDSAGNIVFSDDPEHLVALVGVRDSVVVATADVTMVCPVSDAERVKQLLAAVEGRFGLRFS, from the coding sequence ATGAGGCACGCGGTGGTCATGGCCGGCGGGTCGGGCACGCGGCTGTGGCCGCTGTCGCGCGCCGCCCGGCCCAAGCAGCTGCTCGACGTCATCCGGGACGACGAGGACGGGGCGGGGGGCGCCGGCGCGCACAGCCTGCTGGCCGAGGCGTTCGCCCGGCTGGAGGCGGTGCTCCCCGCCGAGCGGATCTGGGTGTGCACCGCCGCCCGCTACGGCGCGCAGGTGCAGGCCGCCCTGCCGCGGCTGCGCCCGGACCGGCTGGTGCTCGAGCCGGTCGCCCGCGACACCGCCAACGCCGTCGGGCTGGCCGCGGCGCTGGTGGCCGAGGCCGACCCCGACGCCGAGCTCGCCGTCGTCAGCGCCGACCACGTCATCCGGCCGGTCGAGCGGTTCGCCGCGGCGCTGACCACCGCCTTCGACGCCCTGGCCGCGCGGCCGCGGGCGCTGGTCACCCTCGGCATCCGGCCCACCGCCCCGGCCACCGGCTTCGGCTACGTGCGCCGCGGCGCGGCCACCGGGGTGCCCGGGGTGGCCGAGGCCGCCGCGTTCAAGGAGAAGCCCGACCGCGCCACCGCCGAGGGCTACCTGGCCTCGGGCGAGTACCTGTGGAACTCGGGGATGTTCGTCTGGCGGGCGCGCACCGTGCTCGACGCGCTCGCCGACCACCTGCCCGCCACGGCCGAGGGCCTCGACCGCGTCGTCGCCGCCCCTCCCGGGCCGCAGCGCGACGCCGTCCTCGCCGAGGTGTTCCCCGCGCTGCCGAAGACGAGCGTCGACTACGCCGTCCTCGAGCCCGCGGCCACCGAGCCGGGCCGGGTGCTCGTCGCCGACCTCGACGTCGACTGGCTCGACGTCGGGTCCTGGCCGGCCCTGGCGCAGACCCTGGCCGCGGCCGACGGCAACGCGGTGGGCGGGCTGGCGGTGACCCTCGACAGCGCGGGCAACATCGTCTTCAGCGACGACCCGGAGCACCTGGTGGCCCTGGTCGGCGTCCGGGACAGCGTCGTCGTGGCCACCGCCGACGTCACGATGGTGTGCCCGGTGTCCGACGCCGAGCGGGTCAAGCAGCTGCTGGCCGCCGTCGAGGGCCGGTTCGGCCTGCGCTTCAGCTGA
- a CDS encoding SDR family NAD(P)-dependent oxidoreductase has protein sequence MQNFDVAAVVSGGASGLGEATTRALAARGAAVTVLDLNEERGEALAAELGGHTTFVRTDVTDEGQVAAAVADATGKDRPLRIAVNCAGIGWAQRTVGRGNAPHDLDPFLRTVMVNLVGTFNVLRLSAAAMAATEPEEDGERGVVVNTASIAAYDGQIGQVAYAASKGGIVGMTLPAARDLSAVGVRVCTIAPGLVDTPLLGGLPEEARTALADGIPFPKRLGRPDDFAQLALGIIEHGYLNGEVIRMDGALRMAPR, from the coding sequence ATGCAGAACTTCGACGTCGCAGCTGTCGTGTCCGGTGGGGCCTCGGGCCTCGGGGAGGCCACCACCCGCGCGCTCGCCGCGCGCGGTGCCGCGGTGACCGTCCTAGACCTCAACGAGGAGCGCGGCGAGGCGCTGGCCGCCGAGCTGGGCGGGCACACGACGTTCGTCCGCACCGACGTCACCGACGAGGGCCAGGTGGCCGCCGCGGTCGCCGACGCCACGGGCAAGGACCGCCCCCTGCGGATCGCGGTCAACTGCGCCGGCATCGGCTGGGCGCAGCGCACCGTGGGCAGGGGCAACGCCCCGCACGACCTCGACCCCTTCCTGCGCACCGTGATGGTCAACCTGGTCGGCACCTTCAACGTGCTGCGCCTGTCCGCCGCGGCGATGGCCGCCACCGAGCCGGAGGAGGACGGCGAGCGCGGCGTGGTGGTCAACACCGCCTCGATCGCCGCGTACGACGGCCAGATCGGCCAGGTCGCCTACGCCGCCTCCAAGGGCGGCATCGTGGGCATGACGCTGCCGGCGGCCCGCGACCTGTCCGCCGTCGGCGTCCGCGTGTGCACCATCGCGCCGGGGCTCGTCGACACCCCGCTGCTGGGCGGCCTGCCCGAGGAGGCCCGCACGGCCCTGGCCGACGGCATCCCGTTCCCCAAGCGCCTCGGCCGACCCGACGACTTCGCGCAGCTGGCGCTCGGCATCATCGAGCACGGCTACCTCAACGGCGAGGTCATCCGCATGGACGGCGCCCTGCGCATGGCGCCGCGCTGA
- a CDS encoding DNA-3-methyladenine glycosylase family protein produces MTTALPAPTPPAPAPPAPAPPALDGADFTDCWRPDWVVDLRAVLRPHQRSAGDPAMQWDGDAVWRTTTTPCGPATVRITSRCGEVRVQAWGPGAQWAGTAVPGWLGADDDPEGFEPGHHRLVGEIARRTPDLRLSRTGRTWDALVPAVLEQKVTVVEAHRVWRALLRLAGDPAPGPAPEGMRVLPSPRRLREITDWEWHRCGLDGARRRALLHVASVAHALEPDGGCDSPTLQRRLRTVPGIGVWTAAEVVQRTLGCPDTVSYGDYHLKNLVGWSLAGRRTDDDGMMELLEPWRGHRQRVVRLLHLGGSMPPRRGPRTAPTNYRRL; encoded by the coding sequence GTGACCACTGCACTGCCGGCCCCGACCCCGCCGGCCCCGGCCCCGCCTGCACCGGCCCCGCCCGCTCTCGACGGTGCCGACTTCACCGACTGCTGGCGGCCCGACTGGGTCGTCGACCTCCGGGCGGTGCTGCGGCCGCACCAGCGCAGCGCGGGGGACCCGGCGATGCAGTGGGACGGCGACGCCGTCTGGCGGACGACGACCACCCCCTGCGGCCCGGCCACCGTGCGCATCACCTCCCGCTGCGGCGAGGTGCGGGTGCAGGCGTGGGGGCCGGGTGCGCAGTGGGCGGGGACGGCGGTGCCCGGCTGGCTCGGCGCCGACGACGACCCGGAGGGCTTCGAGCCGGGACACCACCGCCTGGTCGGTGAGATCGCGCGGCGGACGCCGGACCTCCGGCTGAGCCGCACCGGGCGCACGTGGGACGCGCTCGTCCCCGCGGTGCTCGAGCAGAAGGTCACCGTGGTCGAGGCGCACCGCGTCTGGCGGGCGCTGCTGCGGCTGGCCGGTGACCCCGCGCCCGGGCCTGCGCCCGAGGGCATGCGGGTGCTGCCCTCCCCGCGGCGCCTGCGCGAGATCACCGACTGGGAGTGGCACCGCTGCGGCCTCGACGGCGCCCGCCGCCGGGCGCTGCTGCACGTCGCCTCGGTCGCCCACGCCCTCGAGCCCGACGGCGGCTGCGACTCACCGACCCTGCAGCGCCGGCTGCGCACCGTGCCCGGCATCGGCGTGTGGACGGCCGCGGAGGTCGTCCAGCGCACGCTGGGCTGCCCGGACACCGTCAGCTACGGCGACTACCACCTGAAGAACCTGGTGGGCTGGTCACTCGCCGGCCGCAGGACCGACGACGACGGGATGATGGAGCTGCTCGAGCCGTGGCGCGGGCACCGCCAGCGGGTCGTGCGCCTGCTGCACCTCGGCGGGAGCATGCCGCCCCGCCGCGGCCCCCGGACCGCGCCGACCAACTACCGCCGCCTCTAG